Proteins encoded by one window of Pristiophorus japonicus isolate sPriJap1 chromosome 17, sPriJap1.hap1, whole genome shotgun sequence:
- the LOC139227806 gene encoding ADP-ribose glycohydrolase OARD1-like, whose amino-acid sequence MSKMSSSTVTPPEGNSFEIHYVTGDLFRCPAQDALAHCISEDCRMGAGIAVLFKKKFKSVQELLNQRKKTGDVAVLKTEQTYIYYLITKERAWHKPTYDSLQSSLEAMKKHCLNNGVMHISMPRIGCGLDKLKWNEVAARIQKVFKNTDIIITVYSLETPVLTAPLHYKRRKYST is encoded by the exons atgagcaaaatgtcaAGTTCCACAGTCACACCACCAGAGGGCAAT AGCTTTGAGATCCATTACGTAACTGGCGATCTGTTTAGATGTCCAGCACAGGACGCACTGGCACACTGCATCAGTGAAGACTGTCGTATGGGAGCAGGGATAGCCGTCTTGTTCAAGAAGAAGTTTAAATCTGTTCAGGAGCTGCTGAATCAGA GAAAGAAGACTGGGGATGTGGCAGTGCTGAAGACTGAACAAACATACATTTACTATTTG ATTACTAAAGAGAGGGCCTGGCATAAGCCAACCTATGATAGTCTGCAAAGCAGCCTGGAAGCCATGAAGAAACACTGCTTGAATAATGGAGTCATGCACATTTCAATGCCCAG GATTGGATGCGGACTGGACAAACTAAAGTGGAACGAAGTTGCTGCGAGAATTCAAAAAGTCTTCAAGAACACTGATATTATAATCACTGTGTACTCTTTGGAAACACCTGTGTTAACGGCGCCCCTACACTATAAACGGCGCAAGTATTCTACCTAA